Proteins from a genomic interval of Corvus moneduloides isolate bCorMon1 chromosome 6, bCorMon1.pri, whole genome shotgun sequence:
- the CHAC1 gene encoding glutathione-specific gamma-glutamylcyclotransferase 1: MKRDPQSPEERPEPPPRPLLSSSSSSPSGQAEGAELAASVWIFGYGSLVWRPGFEFTSRKVGFIRGYSRRFWQGDTFHRGSEKTPGRVVTLLEDCGACTWGVAYEVRGEQIAASLEYLNMREAVLGGYDTKLVKFHPQEKDAEEPILALVYIATPQNPSYLGPASEEDIAAQIIVSSGCAGHNIEYLLRLADFMRYFCPQAEDKHLFSIEEALISILPCLYYTEDSLEETASVPQKSKS, translated from the exons ATGAAGCGCGACCCGCAGAGCCCCGAGGAgcgcccggagccgccgccacGCCcgctcctctcctcctcctcctcctcgccctcGGGGCAGGCGGAGGGCGCGGAGTTGGCGGCGTCGGTGTGGATCTTCGGGTACGGCTCGCTGGTGTGGAGGCCGGGCTTTGAGTTCACGTCGCGCAAGGTGGGCTTCATCCGCGGGTACAGCCGCCGCTTCTGGCAgggggacaccttccaccgcGGCAGCGAGAAGACG CCCGGCCGGGTGGTGACGCTGCTGGAGGACTGCGGG GCATGCACGTGGGGTGTCGCCTATGAAGTCCGTGGGGAACAGATCGCTGCATCGCTCGAGTATCTCAACATGAGAGAAGCTGTCCTGGGAGGCTATGACACCAAGTTGGTGAAGTTCCACCCTCAGGAGAAAGATGCAGAGGAACCCATCCTGGCTCTTGTTTACATTGCAACACCTCAGAACCCCTCTTACCTTGGCCCAGCATCTGAAGAAGACATTGCAGCTCAAATCATTGTCTCAAGTGGTTGCGCGGGTCATAACATTGAGTACTTGCTGAGACTGGCAGACTTCATGCGCTACTTTTGTCCTCAAGCAGAGGATAAACATCTCTTCTCCATCGAAGAAGCTCTTATTTCCATCCTTCCGTGTCTATACTACACAGAGGACTCTCTAGAAGAAACTGCAAGTGTCCCTCAGAAGTCTAAGAGTTga